GAAGGCCGACATCGACATCCGCGATTGTTTCAGCGTGCTGCGCAACAGCGATGCGCAGGCCGAAGCCGCAATGGCGGTCGCGCGGGACCTTGTCGGCCCACTCGCAGAACTCGATGGAGAGCCCAAGTGCGGCAGCGAGGACTTCGCCGACATGCTGGCCGTGGTGCCGGGGGCCTATCTGCTCGTCGGACAGGGGGACGGTGCGAACCTGCATAGCCCCCGCTACGACTTCAACGACGACGTCACGCCCATCGGCGCGTCGCTTCTGGCGCGGATCGCAGAGCACCGCACGGCGGCCTAGAGCAAGGCCCGACCGGAGCGAACCGCTCCGGTCGGAAAAGACTTGCGCAATCAACACCTGCGAGAGCGATATCCGATCCGAACGGAACTGATATCGCTCCTAGCGGATCGGCGACGGGGTTCAGCTGCTCCCGCCGGTCCGGGCGAACGACTCTCGCAACTCCGCGCAGACACGCGGCGCCTGTTCGACGGCGAGCAGATGGGCGGCCGGGGACAGCATCACCAGCCTGGACCGCGCGATCGCCTCGTGCAGCGCCCTGGCCATCGAAGGCGGCGTGGCGGGATCCTCCGTGCCGCCGATGATGGTAACGGGCGGCGTGATTTCACCGAGCAAAGGGCGCAGGTCCATGCGGCCGATCGCTTCGCAGGCCGCGGCATAGCCGTTCCTGTCGATGCTCCGGAAGACGTCGGCAACGGCCGCGACGGCGGCAGGCGCCCGCGTCCGGAAGCCCTCGGTGAACCAGCGCTCGAGCGTGGCGCCGAGGATCTCCTGCGTCCCTTCCCGGCGCACGAGTGCGGCCCGTTGGTACCAGTTCTCGCGCGTCGGGAAGTAGGCGGTGGTCGCCATCAGCGTGAGGCTGATCGTGCGGGACGGGTAGCGCAGCGCGAACGCCTGACCGACCATGCCGCCGAGCGACAACCCAACGACATGGGCACGCTCGATGTCCAGATGGTCGAGGATGGCCGCGGCATCGTCCGCGAGGTCTTCGATCTCGTAGGCCGCGGCCGGAACGTCGGAAGCCCCGTGGCCCCGCGTGTCGTAGCGGATGCAGCGGAACTCCGCCGCAAGCTGGTCGACCACCGAATCCCACATGCGGTGGGTGGTGCCCAGCGAGTTGGAGAACAGGACCGGAGGCGCACCCGCCGGACCCTGGCTCATATGGAAGAGGCGCACCGCGCCGTTGGAAACGAACGGCATGTCAAACGCCCAGGTGCTTTTCGAGGATGGCGGGCTCCGCGGCGAGCTGGGCCGGCGTCCCGTCGAAGGCGATTTCGCCCTTGGTCATCACCACCATCCGGTCGGCGACCTTCGAGAGCGAGCGGTGATCCTTGTCGACCACGATCGTCGCGATGCCCTCCTCCCCGATGATCCGGAGCGTCCGCCAGATGTCCTGCGCGATGAGCGGGGCCAAGCCCTCGGTTGCCTCGTCGAGGAGGATCAGGTCGGGGTTCGTCATCAGGGCCCGTCCGATGGAGAGCATCTGCTGCTCGCCGCCCGACAGCTGCTGGCCGCCATTCATCCGCCGCTGATAGAGGCGGGGGAACACCTCGAACACGCGTTCGAGCGTCCAACGTCGCGTTCCGGTGACGCCGGGGCGGGCCGCCATGGTCAGGTTCTCGACGACCGAGAGAGAGCCGAAGACGCCCCGCCCCTCGGGGACATAGGCGAGGCCCTTGCGGGCGATGTCCTCCGGCTTTGCGCCGAGCGTGCTGCCGCCCGCAAAGGTGATCTCGCCCCGCTTGTCGGCCAGCAGCCCTGTGAGTGACTTCAGCAAGGTGGTCTTGCCCATCCCATTGCGCCCGATCAGCGCGATCTGTTCGCCCCGGCGGACGGTCAGGCTCACGCCGTGCAGCACCTGGCTGACGCCGTAGAAGCTTCTGAGATCGTGAATGGCGAGAAGCGTGCTCATGCGGCGATCTCCTGGTCCTGTCCGAGATAGGCGGCTCTCACGGCGGGATCCTTGCGGACATCGGACGGCGAACCCGATGCGATGACCTGCCCGTCCGCCATGACGGTCAACCGGTCGGCAAGCGAGAAGACAGCGTCCATGTCGTGTTCGACGAGGAGCACCGCGCGGCCGTCCTTGAGGCGGCGGATGATCTCGATGATCCGAAGAGCCTCGGCGTGGCCCATGCCGGCCAGCGGCTCGTCCAACAGGATGACCTTGGGCTCTGTGGCGAGGACCATGGCGATCTCGAGCTGACGCTGCTCGCCATGGCTCATGGAGCGCGCCGTCGTGTGCCGGCGGCTTTCGAGACCGACCTCCGTGATCGCCGCCTCCGCGCGTGCATTGACATTGCCGTCCCGGGAGACGGGGCCGAACAGGCGGACGGGCTGGCCGCCGTGGGCCTGCGCCGCCAGTCTGACGTTCTCGAAGACCGTCGCCCCCGCGAAGATCGTGGTCTTCTGGTAGGAGCGGCCGACGCCGGCCATGGCGCGCCGGTCCGGTGCGAGACCCGTGATGTCCCGATCCCGCAACAGTACGGCGCCGGCCGTCACGGCCGCGTCTCCGGACAGGAGGTTCACCAGGGTGGACTTGCCTGCACCGTTCGGGCCGATGACCGCGTGGACCTCGTCCCGATGGACATCGATCGAGACGCACGACACCGCCGTGAGCCCGCCATAGCGCTTCTCGAGCGCGGTCGCCTTGAGGAGAATCTCAGACATGGGTGATAGCCTCCTTCACCCTGGCGGGGGCCTGCGTCGGGACGTCGGAGTCGCGGCCGTCCCCGGTCCGGCGCGGTGCCAGCATCGCAGCGAGCTGCTGCAGGCCGCCCGGCAGCGCGAACACCAGGGCGATCACGATCAGCCCCTTGAGCAGCTTCCAGTGCTCGACGCTGGATTTGAGCACCTCCTCCAGCCCGAGGAGGGCTATGGCGCCGACGATCGGGCCGAGGATGGAGCTCATCCCGCCCAGCACCACCATGACGAGCACGCTGGCCGAGAGATGCCACCCGAGCATCTGCGGGGCGACGAAGCCGAACTGCGCGGCCGAGAAGAAGCCCGCCACCGCAGCGATCATCGCCGAGATGACGAAGGCCGTGAGGCGTATGCGGAACACGGGGAAGCCCAGGGACAAGGCGCGGCGCTCGTTCTCCCGGGCCGCCACCAGCGCATGTCCGAAGGGCGAGCGGACCAGGGCTCGCACCAGCAAGGCGGCACCGACCAGGGCGACGAGGGCGATGTAATAGAATGCCGTCGCATCCTCGAGGTCGATGAGCGTCAGCGCACCGAGGGTGAACTCCGGCTTGAAGTAGATGTAGAGCCCGTCGGACCCGCCACCGATCTTCGTGTCGTGGAAGAGGTAGAAGAGCATCTCCCCGAAGGCGAGGGTCACCATGATGAAGTAGATGCCCCGAGTGCGAAGAGACAGGGCGCCGATGACGGCGGCCACGGAGCCGACCGCCAGCAGGGCTGCCGGCAGCGCGATCCATATCGATGCGCCCGAACCTTCCGGCGTCAGGAAGCCGAGAACGTAGCCTGCGAGCCCGAAGAAGGCCGCATGGCACAGGCTCA
This window of the Prosthecomicrobium sp. N25 genome carries:
- the pcaD gene encoding 3-oxoadipate enol-lactonase, encoding MPFVSNGAVRLFHMSQGPAGAPPVLFSNSLGTTHRMWDSVVDQLAAEFRCIRYDTRGHGASDVPAAAYEIEDLADDAAAILDHLDIERAHVVGLSLGGMVGQAFALRYPSRTISLTLMATTAYFPTRENWYQRAALVRREGTQEILGATLERWFTEGFRTRAPAAVAAVADVFRSIDRNGYAAACEAIGRMDLRPLLGEITPPVTIIGGTEDPATPPSMARALHEAIARSRLVMLSPAAHLLAVEQAPRVCAELRESFARTGGSS
- a CDS encoding ABC transporter ATP-binding protein, whose product is MSTLLAIHDLRSFYGVSQVLHGVSLTVRRGEQIALIGRNGMGKTTLLKSLTGLLADKRGEITFAGGSTLGAKPEDIARKGLAYVPEGRGVFGSLSVVENLTMAARPGVTGTRRWTLERVFEVFPRLYQRRMNGGQQLSGGEQQMLSIGRALMTNPDLILLDEATEGLAPLIAQDIWRTLRIIGEEGIATIVVDKDHRSLSKVADRMVVMTKGEIAFDGTPAQLAAEPAILEKHLGV
- a CDS encoding ABC transporter ATP-binding protein, translating into MSEILLKATALEKRYGGLTAVSCVSIDVHRDEVHAVIGPNGAGKSTLVNLLSGDAAVTAGAVLLRDRDITGLAPDRRAMAGVGRSYQKTTIFAGATVFENVRLAAQAHGGQPVRLFGPVSRDGNVNARAEAAITEVGLESRRHTTARSMSHGEQRQLEIAMVLATEPKVILLDEPLAGMGHAEALRIIEIIRRLKDGRAVLLVEHDMDAVFSLADRLTVMADGQVIASGSPSDVRKDPAVRAAYLGQDQEIAA
- a CDS encoding branched-chain amino acid ABC transporter permease — protein: MTRSPANSGALCAVLLALSVALPFVAPGYYVQFASKALLMAMLALSLNLVVGFGGLVSLCHAAFFGLAGYVLGFLTPEGSGASIWIALPAALLAVGSVAAVIGALSLRTRGIYFIMVTLAFGEMLFYLFHDTKIGGGSDGLYIYFKPEFTLGALTLIDLEDATAFYYIALVALVGAALLVRALVRSPFGHALVAARENERRALSLGFPVFRIRLTAFVISAMIAAVAGFFSAAQFGFVAPQMLGWHLSASVLVMVVLGGMSSILGPIVGAIALLGLEEVLKSSVEHWKLLKGLIVIALVFALPGGLQQLAAMLAPRRTGDGRDSDVPTQAPARVKEAITHV